A portion of the Pseudoalteromonas galatheae genome contains these proteins:
- a CDS encoding SMI1/KNR4 family protein produces the protein MDFENSYPKTSLLEIQALSNELELQLPKEYIDFLLKFNGGQPTKNQFTKQNSDGELLFDFDINVLFGIGRNDTRFDLLTMFSIYCDSIPEELLPIGGDGIGNVICIGVDGAQKGGVFIWWKDKQVDEGANPDYQNVDLIASSFTDFLAGFSVS, from the coding sequence ATGGACTTTGAAAACAGTTATCCAAAAACAAGCTTACTTGAGATCCAAGCGCTCAGTAATGAACTTGAACTTCAACTCCCCAAAGAATATATAGATTTTCTTCTAAAGTTTAATGGTGGCCAGCCTACTAAAAATCAGTTTACTAAACAAAATTCTGACGGTGAATTGCTTTTTGACTTTGACATTAATGTCTTATTTGGAATTGGCAGAAATGATACTCGCTTTGATTTATTAACTATGTTCTCTATTTATTGCGATAGCATTCCTGAAGAGCTTCTGCCGATTGGTGGTGATGGCATAGGTAATGTTATTTGCATTGGTGTAGATGGTGCACAAAAAGGAGGCGTATTTATATGGTGGAAAGATAAACAAGTTGATGAAGGTGCCAATCCAGATTATCAAAATGTCGACTTAATTGCGTCATCATTTACTGACTTTTTAGCAGGTTTTAGCGTTTCCTAG
- a CDS encoding LacI family DNA-binding transcriptional regulator produces the protein MNNDKKLAKVTIFDVAEEAQVSKSTVSLVLTHSDKVSDKSKEKVLKAIEKLGYVYNRDAAALRSKKSNLVALVINDLTNPYSAQLAVGLEKHIYALGMVPMLVNTGEDFSRQRQVVNTLKEYNVCAFVMVPAPSTPREWLDQLADSGFPVITIMREVAFAKAPCILPDNKKGTHLATTHLIEQGIKDIAFLGGTPEISDYHERLSGFQSALKLNGLNEAQPAIAAPTNRQGGREAFNTLIANHKEIKAIVCFSDVIAYGAIEAMREHGLVPGEDIKVVGFDDLQDSQLMKPALTSVRIDADDIGKRTCHTLSEILNKSQPAVRTLVDVSLQIRESS, from the coding sequence ATGAACAACGATAAAAAACTCGCTAAGGTTACCATTTTTGATGTTGCCGAAGAGGCACAAGTTTCTAAATCAACAGTATCCCTTGTCCTAACCCATAGTGATAAAGTCAGCGATAAAAGCAAAGAGAAAGTACTAAAAGCAATCGAAAAACTGGGTTACGTTTATAATCGCGATGCAGCAGCGCTACGTAGTAAAAAGTCTAATCTTGTTGCGCTTGTTATCAACGACTTAACTAACCCGTACTCTGCTCAGCTTGCCGTCGGATTAGAAAAGCATATTTACGCATTAGGTATGGTGCCTATGCTGGTAAATACAGGTGAAGATTTTAGTCGCCAGCGCCAAGTCGTAAACACACTAAAAGAATACAATGTTTGTGCCTTTGTTATGGTGCCTGCACCAAGTACCCCACGAGAGTGGCTGGATCAACTGGCTGACTCTGGATTTCCAGTTATTACCATTATGCGTGAAGTGGCCTTTGCTAAAGCCCCCTGTATTCTACCTGACAATAAAAAAGGGACTCACCTAGCAACGACCCACCTCATTGAGCAAGGCATAAAAGACATTGCTTTTCTAGGTGGTACTCCCGAAATTTCAGATTACCATGAGCGACTATCTGGCTTCCAAAGCGCTTTAAAGCTCAATGGATTAAATGAAGCGCAACCCGCAATCGCTGCTCCAACCAATCGTCAAGGGGGCCGAGAAGCGTTTAATACCCTCATTGCTAACCATAAAGAGATAAAAGCTATCGTTTGCTTTAGTGACGTCATAGCATACGGTGCAATTGAAGCCATGCGCGAACACGGACTGGTGCCTGGCGAGGACATCAAAGTTGTCGGTTTTGATGACTTGCAAGACTCTCAACTTATGAAACCCGCATTAACGAGTGTCAGAATTGATGCCGACGATATAGGTAAGCGAACATGCCATACACTATCCGAAATTTTAAACAAATCGCAACCTGCCGTTAGAACCCTAGTGGATGTGTCATTACAGATCAGAGAATCATCGTAA
- a CDS encoding PoNe immunity protein domain-containing protein → MIRDTFRDKSYFDEAVEFYEETILEDVAELDSSDLTIEIKMRTCFDLINNIISLMHVKYSRGDSIIEFNPPFERCDNLSPSSKEVCR, encoded by the coding sequence ATGATCCGAGATACCTTTCGGGATAAATCCTATTTTGACGAAGCTGTAGAGTTCTATGAAGAAACTATATTAGAGGATGTCGCCGAACTCGACTCTAGTGATCTCACGATAGAAATCAAGATGAGAACATGCTTTGACCTGATAAATAATATAATCAGTTTGATGCATGTAAAATACTCTCGTGGTGACAGCATAATAGAGTTCAACCCCCCTTTTGAACGATGCGATAACTTATCGCCGAGCTCAAAAGAAGTTTGCCGATGA
- a CDS encoding S9 family peptidase, with amino-acid sequence MKLLKQITFIILMTAVSYTVCAQEQGYMTPSPELAKLVDAPLIPTSKLSANGNWLALLQRNRVLTLEELGQPEQALAGIKFNPKTFMRTSSRQYSSIEFKHVATGALVKVTGLPKGKIKSPSWSADSRYLAFILEQENSATLWTYDIEQRNLKQLTQSTLNGVVTSTPYRWLPDSTAIIANIAINHGKQPSAKDKSSLTPIVQTTSGKKASTRTYQNLLSSPYDIQLFKFYSEGQLIKLNLNANAQQIGNPTYLKHFSVSPDSTNLVVGMMADPFSFQVPYSRFPAVWQVWGMRGYPLFEVTRQPLADALPAGFDSVREGPRKIQWRDDHGATLIWAEAQDGGDMSAKVDYHDHLYTISSPFKKEPELFAKVERRFSSIEWADNNVAILNEWRFADRSVRSSVFSPRNPEQNRVVFSERSYNDAYKDPGNFVYENSDLGSRVLKLVGGRYLFLTGNGASEKGNIPFLDRFDVKTNTSTRIWQSSEPYYERVRAMLDDEGMRFITVRESRQEQPNFFVRDLQFDTLEQLTKFAHPYPAFKGVVKEQIKYKRDDGVELSGNLYLPTDYDPSKGRIPVLMWAYPLEFKDKAVASQVRESPYQFPYIGYWGPMPYLAKGIAVFDDPTMPIIGAGDAQPNDTFRQQLVASAKAAVDTLVEKGIADPKRIAIAGHSYGAFMVANLLAHSDLFATGIARSGAYNRTLTPFGFQGEPRNFWEAQNVYANMSPFFHAEKINEPMLMIHGEEDPNSGTFPMQSKRMFAAMNGLGGNARLVMLPEEGHGYKARESILHVLWEQEQWLDTYLFPKEKQEDMEVSPTEPIAISTQAIVEQ; translated from the coding sequence GTGAAATTATTAAAACAAATCACATTTATCATATTAATGACCGCCGTATCATATACGGTATGTGCACAAGAGCAGGGCTACATGACACCTTCGCCAGAGCTGGCAAAGCTTGTCGATGCGCCATTGATCCCAACCTCTAAATTGAGTGCGAATGGCAATTGGTTGGCATTGTTACAGCGCAATAGGGTGCTTACGCTCGAAGAGCTTGGGCAGCCAGAACAAGCGCTTGCTGGGATAAAGTTCAATCCGAAAACCTTTATGAGGACCTCCAGCCGCCAATATAGTTCTATTGAGTTTAAACATGTGGCAACCGGTGCTTTAGTTAAAGTGACAGGTCTACCAAAAGGCAAGATCAAGTCGCCAAGCTGGAGTGCAGATAGCCGCTATCTTGCGTTTATTCTTGAACAAGAGAATAGTGCTACGCTTTGGACTTACGATATTGAGCAGCGTAATCTTAAGCAGCTCACTCAATCAACATTAAATGGCGTGGTGACTTCAACTCCGTACCGCTGGCTGCCAGATAGCACAGCAATTATTGCGAATATTGCTATTAATCATGGCAAACAACCAAGCGCAAAAGATAAATCTAGCTTAACGCCAATCGTACAAACCACATCAGGTAAAAAAGCATCAACACGCACTTATCAGAATTTATTGTCTAGTCCTTACGATATTCAGCTATTTAAGTTCTATTCTGAGGGACAGTTAATTAAGCTAAACCTGAATGCTAATGCGCAGCAAATTGGTAACCCAACATACCTTAAACACTTCTCGGTTTCGCCAGACTCTACCAATCTAGTGGTTGGTATGATGGCCGATCCTTTTTCATTCCAAGTGCCTTACAGCCGCTTTCCAGCGGTATGGCAAGTGTGGGGAATGCGCGGTTATCCATTATTTGAAGTTACAAGGCAGCCACTAGCCGACGCACTGCCTGCGGGCTTTGATAGCGTGAGAGAAGGGCCGCGAAAGATCCAGTGGCGTGACGACCATGGCGCGACGCTAATATGGGCCGAAGCGCAAGATGGTGGGGATATGAGTGCGAAGGTTGACTATCATGACCACCTTTATACGATTAGTTCGCCATTCAAAAAAGAACCTGAACTTTTCGCAAAAGTAGAACGTCGTTTTTCGAGTATTGAATGGGCCGATAATAATGTTGCGATTTTGAATGAATGGCGCTTTGCCGATCGCAGTGTCCGTTCGTCAGTATTTTCTCCGCGTAATCCAGAGCAAAATCGAGTGGTGTTCTCAGAGCGCAGTTATAATGATGCATACAAAGATCCTGGCAACTTTGTATATGAAAATAGTGATTTAGGTTCAAGAGTATTGAAGCTAGTTGGAGGCAGGTATTTGTTTTTAACGGGCAACGGTGCATCTGAGAAAGGCAACATTCCTTTTTTAGATCGTTTTGACGTAAAAACCAACACTTCAACTCGTATTTGGCAGTCGAGCGAACCTTATTACGAAAGAGTGCGTGCAATGTTAGATGACGAAGGTATGCGCTTTATTACCGTGCGTGAGTCACGCCAAGAACAACCCAACTTTTTTGTCCGTGACTTGCAGTTTGATACTTTGGAGCAGCTAACTAAGTTTGCGCACCCTTATCCTGCATTTAAAGGCGTTGTAAAAGAGCAAATCAAGTACAAACGTGATGATGGCGTTGAGCTGTCTGGTAATCTTTATCTTCCCACTGATTATGACCCATCAAAAGGTCGTATACCTGTGCTGATGTGGGCTTATCCGCTTGAGTTTAAAGATAAAGCCGTTGCTTCGCAGGTGCGCGAATCACCTTACCAATTTCCATATATTGGCTATTGGGGACCAATGCCGTATTTAGCAAAAGGTATTGCAGTTTTTGATGATCCGACGATGCCGATAATTGGGGCAGGTGACGCGCAACCAAATGATACATTTAGGCAGCAATTGGTTGCCAGTGCAAAGGCAGCTGTTGATACCTTAGTAGAAAAAGGGATAGCAGATCCTAAGCGCATTGCGATTGCAGGGCATTCTTATGGAGCATTTATGGTGGCTAACTTACTCGCCCATAGTGACTTGTTTGCCACTGGCATTGCGCGAAGCGGGGCATATAATCGCACCTTGACGCCGTTTGGTTTTCAGGGGGAGCCGCGTAACTTCTGGGAAGCGCAAAACGTCTATGCCAACATGTCGCCTTTTTTCCACGCGGAAAAAATCAACGAACCTATGTTGATGATCCATGGAGAGGAAGATCCAAATTCAGGTACTTTTCCTATGCAATCTAAACGTATGTTTGCTGCAATGAATGGCTTAGGTGGTAATGCAAGGCTAGTGATGTTGCCAGAAGAAGGTCATGGCTATAAAGCACGTGAAAGTATTTTACATGTACTTTGGGAGCAAGAGCAGTGGCTTGATACCTATTTGTTTCCAAAAGAAAAGCAAGAAGATATGGAAGTGTCTCCGACAGAGCCGATTGCTATTTCAACGCAAGCTATTGTTGAGCAGTAA
- a CDS encoding EamA family transporter, whose amino-acid sequence MPLLSRDFVIAILCLLCAMVTIQSGASIAKQLFPFVGPEGTTAYRLGFSALILCLVFKPWRHLPANWRPLIVYGLCLGGMNITFYYAIERIPIGIGVALEFTGPLAVALFSSKRKRDYLWVAFAILGILLLLPDLGDVNGLDPVGVALALVAGACWAGYILYGKRSGNESSGGVTVAIGMTVAALAIVPFGMVSQGAALLDWSLIPLGIAIGLLSSALPYSLEMVALRKMPAQGFSILMSVEPAVAALAGFLILGELLTVWQWLAIFMVITASVGSSVSSKE is encoded by the coding sequence ATGCCACTACTTAGCCGCGACTTTGTCATTGCGATTTTATGCCTGCTTTGCGCTATGGTCACCATTCAATCCGGTGCCTCTATTGCCAAGCAGTTATTTCCGTTTGTTGGACCCGAGGGTACCACAGCATATCGCCTTGGATTTTCAGCTCTTATTTTATGTTTGGTGTTCAAACCTTGGCGTCATTTACCAGCAAACTGGCGACCACTTATCGTTTATGGTCTATGCTTGGGCGGAATGAATATCACCTTTTACTACGCCATTGAGCGTATTCCTATTGGTATTGGTGTGGCATTAGAGTTTACCGGGCCGCTTGCCGTAGCGCTGTTTTCATCTAAACGGAAACGTGATTATTTGTGGGTTGCATTTGCTATTTTAGGGATCTTGTTATTGTTACCAGATCTTGGCGATGTCAATGGTTTAGACCCAGTCGGCGTTGCTTTAGCCTTGGTTGCTGGCGCTTGTTGGGCGGGATATATTCTCTATGGTAAGCGCTCAGGCAATGAAAGTTCCGGCGGGGTGACTGTGGCAATCGGCATGACGGTTGCGGCCCTTGCTATCGTGCCGTTTGGTATGGTTTCACAAGGTGCTGCACTGCTTGATTGGTCACTGATCCCATTAGGTATCGCGATTGGTTTATTATCCAGTGCCCTGCCTTATAGCCTTGAAATGGTAGCACTTCGAAAAATGCCTGCACAAGGGTTTAGTATTTTAATGAGTGTTGAACCTGCGGTTGCGGCGTTGGCCGGCTTTTTAATTCTTGGAGAGTTACTGACCGTTTGGCAATGGCTTGCCATTTTTATGGTGATCACAGCATCTGTTGGCAGCTCAGTATCGAGCAAAGAGTGA
- a CDS encoding MarC family protein: protein MIDLLATFIFFFAVIDPIGTVPVFIAVTKNYDEVQKRKIALFATLVSAAILVFFVVAGELILTAMGIPLSAFQIAGGIVLFLFALSMIFGESKPEEEVRMVKSHNDTAIFPLAVPSIAGPGAMLAAVLLTENARFNIWEQVQTVAMMLLVLAIVCVLMLCASFMHRIIGNGGASIISRVMGLILASVATTNTLSGLKAYFGL, encoded by the coding sequence ATGATTGATTTACTCGCTACATTTATTTTCTTTTTTGCTGTTATAGATCCCATCGGGACAGTCCCTGTTTTTATTGCTGTTACTAAAAACTATGACGAAGTACAAAAACGGAAAATAGCCCTTTTTGCCACGCTTGTATCTGCGGCAATTCTGGTCTTTTTTGTTGTTGCAGGTGAACTTATTCTAACTGCAATGGGAATACCTCTATCTGCCTTTCAGATTGCGGGTGGAATTGTGCTGTTTCTTTTTGCATTGTCGATGATCTTCGGTGAAAGTAAGCCTGAAGAAGAGGTGAGAATGGTCAAAAGTCATAATGATACGGCTATTTTCCCTTTGGCTGTGCCGTCAATAGCTGGCCCAGGTGCAATGCTTGCTGCTGTTTTATTAACAGAAAATGCTAGATTCAATATTTGGGAACAAGTGCAGACGGTTGCTATGATGCTGTTAGTTTTAGCCATAGTGTGTGTGTTGATGTTATGTGCCAGCTTCATGCACCGCATTATTGGTAATGGTGGTGCGAGTATTATCAGCCGAGTAATGGGATTGATCCTAGCATCCGTCGCGACGACAAATACGCTTTCAGGCTTAAAAGCATATTTTGGATTATAA
- a CDS encoding Rossmann-like fold-containing protein, producing the protein MILDKNWRILTVGDGDLSFSYSLAKHFAPAHLTASVYDSENELKHKYQDNAFDKLHDLGVSVVTQFDVTEAHCWQKVPPHAFDAVIFQFPLIPAFDSFESFQNQTLSVNSLNRKLLREFLINAAAYTLDPNGAQLGIITSKDVKPYIEWNLEGSLINGLEQYYLGQSRFEISQFPEYQIRNVDRDKHVKDTSGISYYWSVNPAHAIKEKLKVPDYLGDNYCTICRAGPFINDSDKLAHLDSKKHKNMQKHESAWLNYLST; encoded by the coding sequence ATGATACTCGATAAAAACTGGCGTATTCTTACCGTTGGCGATGGCGATTTAAGCTTTTCATATTCATTAGCAAAACATTTTGCTCCAGCCCACCTTACTGCCAGTGTGTACGATAGTGAAAATGAACTTAAGCATAAATATCAAGATAATGCATTTGATAAGCTGCATGATTTAGGGGTTAGTGTTGTGACTCAATTTGATGTCACTGAGGCACATTGTTGGCAAAAAGTGCCGCCGCATGCCTTTGATGCAGTTATTTTTCAATTTCCTCTCATTCCTGCATTTGATTCGTTTGAAAGCTTCCAAAACCAGACCTTGAGCGTTAACAGCCTCAATCGGAAATTGCTGCGAGAATTCTTAATAAACGCAGCGGCTTATACACTTGACCCAAATGGCGCTCAGCTCGGGATCATTACGTCAAAGGACGTAAAGCCCTATATTGAGTGGAATCTAGAAGGTAGCCTGATCAACGGACTTGAACAATATTACCTCGGCCAATCTCGATTTGAGATTTCACAGTTCCCAGAATATCAAATTCGCAATGTCGACCGTGATAAGCACGTAAAAGACACCAGCGGTATTAGCTATTACTGGTCTGTAAACCCAGCTCACGCCATCAAAGAAAAGCTCAAAGTACCTGACTATTTGGGTGATAATTACTGCACCATTTGTAGAGCGGGCCCTTTTATCAATGACAGCGATAAGCTCGCGCACTTGGACTCGAAAAAGCATAAAAATATGCAAAAACATGAAAGTGCTTGGCTTAACTACCTGAGTACGTAA